taaatattatgtatattattTATACGGGTGAAAATTGGCCTACAGGGGAACCGAACACCCAAAAAAAATCGGTAACGCGCCTAAATTGCAACCTCCTGGGTGGTGTGGAAAagcaattataataaataaagcgATAATTGATAAAATCTgagttttttatttaatatagtagtatggtattacatacatatatgttaaacttttttttaactaCTGTggatttatcaagttttattcatAGTATTTTTATGTTTTGCCTATTTTGTTCGTTTACAAATATGTAAGTAAGTTTTCGTCTAGTCCCGTGCATTGCAATAGCAACCAAATGTTCAAAATTTCTTGTTTTACTTGATATAACACTACACAGGATATATAGCTCTTCACAACAACTCATACTATGTGAAagtgttttattaagaatttaATAACATGATATATGACTGCGCTTTTTGTAGTTGAATCTTGGGATGTGATACAAtccacatcatcatcatcacagaTTAAACAATGCATCTCGTTCAGATTCGATTTTTTCAGTTTAAGCTTGCTTATGACATGGTTATGGCTTTAATAACGTTTCTCTGCGGCATCTAATCAAACCACAGAATCTTTGCGTATCCTAAAatgatttattaatttatttattcatttgtgtAAACATTAAGAAATGCTATTAAAATTACCACATATAATTTTCGGTCTGTGGTGCCCTCATAACACCAACTCCTAACCTAAACGTCTACCACACCGCACAAACGTCATTGATTTGTTTCAGGATCATATACAACAATTGCGGAGCCATCAAAGCCGCCAACTGCATACAACTGACCATTAACTACGGCTAATGCAACCTAAAAGAAGGTCAATTAAGTAAATCCTAATTTTCTTACTTTTTCCTAGATTTTAGTCAAACTTACGCCACTGCGACGCGAAGTCATAGCTACTATTGGGCTCCAAGTATTTGTATGGGGATTGTAGCGACCTAGAATAATCATAACAAAATTAGAATATATATTTGAAATTGTTTTAACGgtatgcatgttgttgttgttgtattaacgataaagacactcccagaaggttttggagagtgttatcgatgttggtggtcctttgcagTATCTAGAACAGGaacgtttcggtaacaaagcctgaccatctctggaactattaatatgaaaatattaaacattctaggccataacgtcccccatcccctagttccatgaggaacttgggcccGCCAGAGccacgcctgctaaatatgtgtatgacacattcatatttgtaacaggacatTTCCACATGCATGATCGTACAAAATACTCAAGTACATAAAACTGTGCACAAAACTATAAAGTACGGCATCCAAAATAATCTAAAACAAACACCTTGCCTCGCCCACCATGGCTGCTGCTGCAGTGTTAATGTGCCCACAACAGCTGTGAATAGACATTGCCGCCCTACCTACATTAAACCTATCTACTTActattcaaaaacaataaaaaatgagCAATAGCAAACCTATCTGTGCCACTGGCATTGTATGACGGCCGACTGTACAAACGTGCATAAATGGACTACCTATTCTGAGCCAATTAAGATTTAAAATAATTACTTAATTGATAAATACGTCTACTTGCAGTTAATAAGGTTTATACATAAAGATAtatggtaattgtgcagtttaggggccccaccctaaaactGGGCCTTTTTTtcttgagtgaggtatcaaaagacgcgtattcacatcTAGATCAAGAATTCGGAAGCGGAAGtgaactttttttacccgttcaaaagatattaacgaaaaaccgaaaaaagacccgcgggtacttccgaaaccgggggtgggatccatagtatttttgcgcagaacacctttctgcgttggcggccttcggccgcgcttataaaaaataaccctgggctacgccatgccaagtccgggtgtgtggtataaccgtggctaccgccacggtgatgcacaatttttttgtgggtataaacacaacaacaaccacattaaaatcaccaacttcaactgcaaatatctccggacagagataaaatttttcttttccgccttcgtagtattattctcgagattaatacgcgtcttttgatacctcactcgaaaatcttggcccaactttagggtgggtaccgtaaactgcactactacccaaaataatcaaaattacttcaaccacatgaaaattgcaattctgtttgcaaatatctccggaaagttatacaatttttaatttccgctttcggattcgtgttCCTAGGTCTTTTGACACCCCTTCCGATATAGACGAGTTTTATATTGGACGCAGTTATATCGGCAAGTAATCTTGTCGCTGATTCAATAGCTCTGCTATCTATACTTGCTACATACGTGAGTGTCTCGTGAACGTTAACAATCACATATACCTCCATTTTTTTCAAGCTCCTTCAAGACTGCATCTTTATTTGGAAATTTGTCGGTAgactataaaaattttaatgaaataaaggTCTGCCAATATATATTGTTTACTTACATTAAACGCTAACTTCTCTAAAAAGTACGAAGCACCGGTTGGATATGTAACTTCATAACAAGCGCCTGAGTCAATTACCAGCCGGACAGTGCAAAATTCCCGAATTTCGGTGCATTTCTTGGTGCAACTCGCAAAatgcatttattttaatttacaatcCACAACAATCAATATCTTTAAGacattttattgtaaacaagCAAGAACAAGAGAAATTGTTTTTCTTCGTACATGGTTGCTTTTTCCGTACTTCGCcaacttaaaacaaattttatataattatcaaaaaaatttaagaaaacatgGAAATTTTTGACACAAACTATATCTCTTGTAAGAATTTACTATAAATTAtagtttttaaaaactttattccaatatttcaacattttttacgcagttttcttTGGCAGCTAATACGCTTTTTTTGCACCtatgaagtacaacagtgccaaatcatgccaaatagcatccacaaaacaacgaacaagaacaagcattttcatCAGGTGAGCGTAGCTGTGTATGTGCgttctgctacatatcctacttgtagacctgtacaatgcttgtagacctgtacaatggcttgttcagcgacaactaaagccgaataaagacgaaagagaataataatgcgtgtgaagtggcgccaataattattcaactaaatggtgaccATTGATTTAAGTACATAATTACCTGGTTTATACCAAATTGCAGGAACTCCAACCAgcttatacccagctgtacttgtacacagggtattataactttgattggataacggttggttgtacaggtataaaggaatcgagatagatatagacttccatatatcaaaatcatcagtatcgaaaaaaatttgattgagccatgtccgtccgtccgtctgtccgttaacacgataacttgagtaaatattgagatatctacaccaaatttggtacacgagcttatctggacccagaatagattggtattgaaaatgagcgaaaccggatgactttttatatataaaccaTTTTGGAAAATACCAAAAACCTGACTATTTAGTAAATCATACACCCAGAATGGTGAAATTCGACATGTGGACCGATATTGAGGctcttaataaaaaataataaaaatataaatactatgaaaataattaataattctaaaatttttaataaaataaatgattaataattaacccctcattaattattcaataaaattaaaaataatcaataattataaaatttttaataaaaatcaatttcgtaataaaatattaaataaaaaagatcaataattctaaaattttaattcttttttataaaataaaataattaaatttaaaatttttaaaaattaatacttaatattaataaataataaaatatagtatataaaaattaaatttaataatgggttaaatgggcgtggcaccacccacttgtgataaaatcaattttacaaatattattaatcataaatcaaaaatcgttaaacctatcgtagcaaaattcggtagagaggttgcctttactataaggaatgctttgaagaaaaattaacgaaatcggtcaaggaccaggatcacttttatataaaagatatttaaaagagtcgtgaacgaataaaataagctatatctttgcaaaaaagagctttttatctatggtatttcattccccaagtgcatttataacaacaaataggaaaaactacaaATATGTTTCAggtgccataactcgaagaaaaattagttcagaatagaaccatatgtatatgtattattgcgcagcattGTAACACTAttgagcacacaaaacaaacaacagcagcatttcaagtatacagctgcgtatgtaatgttcggtttcacccgaacttagatttccttacttgttaaatactAAATTTAGCGCACACAAAACAAAAGTTCGATTGCAGAATTGTTTCACATTCTTttcagacattttttttattttagagctGGTATTATACACGTTTATCAAATATTTGATactacaacatggacgtcccaaatgtcgaccaatttaaacatccacgtcgatggcactacgctaccgactgtcctacaccccaaaatcttgggtgtgacgtttgatcaggatctacattttggtgagcacgcagccgcaattgttccgaaaatccagagccgtaataaaatcctcaaatcccttgctggcagtacctgtggaaaagataaaaacgctcattactacatacaaagcaattggccagccgtttacgtgctacgcgtcacccatatggtcgccaagcctaaaaattacccactggaagaaactacaggcctgccaaaatactgctctcagaatcgccacgggctgtcttcttatgtccccggaACACCATCTCCATAATGAGgcagaatactccccatcagggagagaaatgagatgctaaccaaacagttcctgttgaatacccagaaacctgggtatccaaacagacatatgattgatgagccaacaccgccgaggggcttaaggagtcatccccgtaagcattttgaggaaatacggcacctgaaaacccagccgtatgaagcaaaaaacacaagcaggtccttggtgaactccacaaacaggcgtcggacctttatgtcaggaattgcccggtgaatccagtactcaaagaaaagtacccaaaacttgtggaagaggaacgcatactccccagggaaacgcgtgtcactcttgctcaacttcgttctggatactgtaacaggttaaactcttacctatccacaattaaccccgacatacaaaatgtatgccccgcttgcaatgtgtccccacatgacaccaaccatctctttaattgtaatgtggaaccaacgcctctaacacccctttcattagggtccacccctgttgaaacagcaagtttccttggactcccgttagaggatattgatgacaatttgtgatcggtcgcggctgttaggtgggcggagcactgctacaacaacaacaacaacaacaacaacaacaacaacaacaacaacaactgaatgaGTACTAAATCTCAGCTGTTCGCATTTACTCACTTTAAAAGCATCGCACACTTGATGACCATCATTTGTTGGGAAGCACAaaaagtaaaggcaacctctctgccgatttttgttacgataggcttaacgatttttgatttatgattaataacatttgtgaaattgattttatcacaagtgggcgatgccacgcctattaaaatttttttttttcaatttttcatcaagagtctcaatatcagtccacatgtcaaatttcaacattctggctgtattatttactaaataatcaggttttttgtgtttatgtatatataaaaagtgggcgcgtttATCATTCcaatttctctcattttcaacaccattctattctgggtccagataacctcgtgtaccaaatttggtgaagatatctcaatatttactcaaattatcgtgttaacggacagacggacgggcggacggacatggcttaatcaaatttttttcgacactgatgattttgatatatggaagtctatatctatctcgattcctttatatgtacctgtacaaccaaccgttatccaatcaaagttaatatactctgtgtgcaaagcactctgagtataaaaattcaatataaattAACGATGCCCACAGATTTCTTATGGGTGAGtaaataacatacatacatatgtacatacatatgtatgtatgccgggaaaaaattctatatttttgTGTGTATGCAAAGGCTTGATTTCCTCGAAAATGTATGAAATAGAATTGCGAGTAAATCACATACaccgaaataaaaatattttgatttcgaTGCAATCGCCATTACTCTTACCTAAGCTTTACTCAATTGCGTAGCAAAATTTTTTCGCATTAGTAGGGCGACATTGTATATCAAGAACAAATTCTATAGCTTTTCATTCGTGCAAGTTGTCAAATCCGTGCGTTGTAAAAGAAATACATACGTAAAATTTAAAAGTGTTTAGTGATAATTGGGAAAGTGATTTctttattcaaaaaatttctcagcgtgagcttcaattgaacatttcattccagataaattaattttctacataacacctggcaccgcccgtttaaaaaaaatgtgtccccatttcctcttacaataaaacttgataagtgaaatatcaatgattgaaaactattttttgttaagttatagcttagtcttctagtctacgacccttttaaacttgttttttgtctatgttgccgtggtctttaaccgatcgcgTCCATGTTTACTAGAAATTTTCTgttgtaaggaaaatatgtgtacacaatttcgatacgatatgttaatttttcttcgagttatggctcccgaaacatagaaaattgcttagtcataaaaggggcggtgccacgcccatttttttaatttgaagtttttcctatttatcgTTATAAATCCacatgaaataccattgatataaagctcttttttgcaaagatatagcttattttattcgtccacgacccttttaaaaatcttttaaataaaagtgggcgtggtccttaacccatttcgttaatttttcttcaaagcattccttatagtaaaagcaacctctctgctgaattttgttacgataggtttaacgatttttgatttatctataatataaaaataagtcgggttttccttcgtgacgctataactccagaacgcccgaaccgatttccacggttttgcattcgtaaGAAAGGTCTCTGGCACCGTGAGGTTTATagtaaagaaaattcaggatcgacgcacagggtctcgagatattggtcaaaacgtggacccgggtatccctggaatgtgtttatagaatatggataacaaaagaACTCTGGTgaagagtgctttagtagagggtaattttcatacccctggatgactagggtctcgatatataggccaaaacggggaccagggtacccctagaatgtgcttataggatatggatatgaaatgaaagctgttgatgagtgctttagtagagggtgattttcatacccctgtgtgactagggtctcgagatataggccaaaacgtggaaccgtaTACACCGTATCAAATTGAAGCgtttgctgtatgctttagtacagagtacgttttacaccgctgggtcactagagtatcgagatataggccaaaacatggacccagatacacctaaaatgtgtttgtacattatgggtatcaaattgaagctgttgatgagtgctttagtacagggtagttatcatacctattggtgaatagggtctcgagatataggccaaaaagtggatcagggtaacactaagaagtggttttacattatggatatcaaactgaagctgttgatgtgtgctttagtgcagagtaagttttatgccgctgggtgactagggtctcgagatataggccaaaacgtggaaccgtatacacctagaatgtgtttttacattatgggtatcaaattgaagctgttgctgtatgctttagtacagagtacgttttacaccgctgggtgactagagtatcgagatataggccaaaacatggacccggatacacctagaatgtgcttgtacattatgggtatcaaattgaagctgttgatgagtgctttagtacagggtagttatCATACCTATTGCTGACTAgggactcgagatataggccaaaacgtggatcagggtaacactaagaagtgtttttacattatgtatatcaaactgaagctgttgatgtgtgctttagtgcagagtaagttttatgccgctgggtgagtagggtctcgagatataggccaaaacgtggaaccgtatacacctagaatgtgtttttacattatgtgtatcaaattgaagctgttgctgtatgcttacGTACAGAGtacgttttacaccgctgggtgactagagtatcgagatataggccaaaatggagccggatacacctagaatgtgtttttacattatgggtatcaaattgaagctgttgatgtgtgctttagtgcagagtaagttttacaccactgggtgattagagtctcgagatataggccaaaacgtggaaccgtatacacctagaatgtgtttttacattatgggtatcaaattgaagctgttgctgtatgctttagtacggagtacgttttacaccgctgggtgactagagtatcgagatataggccaacatggacccggatacacctagaatttgtttttacattatggatatcaaattgaagctgttgatatgtgctttagtgcagagtaagttttatgccgctgggtgagtagggtctcgagatataggccaaaacgtggaaccgtatacacctagaatgtgtttttacattatgggtatcaaattgaagctgttgatgtgtgctttagtgcagagtaagttttacaccactgggtgattagagtctcgagatataggccaaaacatggacccggatacacctagaatgtgcttgtacattatgggtatcaaattgaagctgttgatgagtgctttagtacatgagatttatcataaatattgctgactagggtctcgagatataggccaaaacgtggatcagggtaacactaagaagtgtttttacattatggatattaaactgaagctgttgatgtgtgctttagtgcagagtaagttttatgccgctgggtgagtaggggctcgagatataggccaaaacgtggacccggatacacctagaatttgtttgtacattatgggtatcaaattgaagttgttgatgagtgctttagtacagggtcgTTTTCATCATACcttttggtgactagggtctcgatacataggccaaaacgttgatcagggtaacaataggatgtgtttttacattatgggtatcaaattgaagctgttgatggtgctttagtacagagttagttttatgccgctgggtgattagggtgtcgagatataggccaaatcatgggcccggatacccctaaaatgtgtgtgtattatttatatcaaatgaaggctgttgctgagagctttaaagtaattttcattgtgatattcgatttagtcgcatcaacctagcgaaactgataaatatgcatccgaagccgaaataaagacatgtattaataatacccacatacctatttacatacttcctattcgatttgcctgaaatttgttatataaatttgcctatattagtatttatgatgctCTTTTCCGGGAAGGaggccagagacggactgggactgggattaggactagaactgtgactgagactgagactcggattgggactgggactgagactcggaatgggactggaacaaaatacataccaccctatttgactggcaataagatatgaagaagaatgagaaaaactgaaaaagcttattaaaatgtatgcagatagaccaaatttagggcagaataacgtatgccgggtctgctagtgattaataatatttgtaaaattgcttTTATCACAAGTgcgctgtgccacgcccattttaaaaaatttttcaaaatttttatcaagagtctcaatatcagtcaaaatttcaacattttaggtgtattacttactaaattattgggttttttgtgttttccaaaattttgtatatataaaaagtgggcgtggttgtcatccgattGCGCTCatgttcaataccaatctattctgggtccagataagcccgtgtaccaaATGTGGTAAAGATAtcacaatatttactcaagttatcgtgctaacggacggatggacggacatggctcaatcaaattttttttcgatactgatgattttgatatatggaagtctatatctatctcgattcctttatacctatacaaccaaccgttatccaatcaaagttagtttactctgtgtgcaaagcgtgcgacgtcagcgtacgtgtttgcgcgTGTTGTTGCatgcatgttgttgacgtcgccgcctgtagtGTTTAATGGTGTAAAGATgtgtgcgacgtcagcgtacgtgtttgcgcgtatagttgcacgcatgttgttgacgtcgctgcctgtagtgtttaatggtgtaatgatgcgtgcgacgtcagcatACGTGTTCGCGCGTAGAGTTACACGcatgttgctgacgtcggcgccagtagctccttccagcagtacGGCCTtagggcgttttgcttcctcctccttttagcgctggcgcatacgcttgacgctgttggtcAGTTTAGTTTTATAGCTCTGCATTGTAGATTGttggtttatgaaaaaaaaaattcgcagcAAAAGTAAAcggtgttgtcacctcggtggtttgcgataggatggccggtgcttgcttatccttgatattaattaataatttaaaaattaatctccctgaaataattttaatttccCGCGATAATATCTACTGTATGATATGCCTTTATTTCTGCGATGTTCACCGTTTTCtcctttcctccgttgggttttcCAATTTTAAGTATCACTGGGGAcacatatcctaggatttggtagggtccgtcatatttgggggctaaatttgccgcgaaatttttcccggccttggagagatggtgttcctttgcgagcactagttcgccgactacgggggtccattttctccgtcgtagattgtaatgccgtgcttcgtctgccgccgctcgttccaggttctgcctcactattctgaatgcctcttgcattctgtcggatttttcttcaGCCGTGGTGGgggctgtgcccgtccccaggttgacttcgtcaaacaatgcccctggtagtcgcggctcccgtccttgtacgaggaaagcTGGACTGTATCCGgtggacgcggtcacactggtgttgatggccagctcgttCTCTGGGAGAAAGTCatcccatctgttgtgctgtgatctggtgagttgcgctatgatcctcttgACTATTCTGTTCGCCTGTTCCGTTGGGTTTTCTTGCGGtatgtagggcgccgtgaattgttgtcgtatccccatttccctgaGGTAACGTTGCCatattgtgctggtgaactgaacgccgttgtgcgatatcagtatcttgggagcaccaaaccttgcgaggatgcgttctctgaacgcgcggcgaaggccctctgctgtagcacgcctcatggggaccaaTTCCACCCATTCTTTCCAGCTGGCTTTTGCTGtgcttccttgtatttctggcaagactcgcactgtcgtacatatcaactgatgtcccgaaacatgccgggccagtaataccggttggcaatccgcgctaccGTCCCGTGGATGctcatgtgtccagcgcttggatgtcgtggttttcttctaatactcgttgtcgcagtggtgtgggtacacaaaaTTTTCAAGGGACCGCTTcttcatcgtgtgaccggcagggaatatggcggtacagttgtccacCTTGTATTATGTAGTCGGCGTATTTTTCCGGGTTggtgcgtacttcgccgacgcgcttgtgccaccacttgcattgtggctctgttgtcgttgtcagtcgtagggtctccagtggctgtcgtgatattgcgtccgctaccaggctcaacttccctttcctgtactcgatgtcggAAGTGTGttgctgaagttccaaggcccatcgtgctatacggcctgaggggctttcgatggagtttagccactttagagacatatggtccgtgattaccttgaatcggtatccttccaagtaGGGCCTCAGACtatcgcgaggcattccttctcgttgggcgagta
The Eurosta solidaginis isolate ZX-2024a chromosome 5, ASM4086904v1, whole genome shotgun sequence DNA segment above includes these coding regions:
- the LOC137252014 gene encoding mitochondrial-processing peptidase subunit alpha-like isoform X2, with the translated sequence MHFASCTKKCTEIREFCTVRLVIDSGACYEVTYPTGASYFLEKLAFNSTDKFPNKDAVLKELEKNGGRYNPHTNTWSPIVAMTSRRSGVALAVVNGQLYAVGGFDGSAIVVYDPETNQ
- the LOC137252014 gene encoding uncharacterized protein isoform X1; translated protein: MEVYVIVNVHETLTYVASIDSRAIESATRLLADITASNIKLVYIGRGVKRPRNTNPKAEIKNCITFRRYLQTELQFSCGRYNPHTNTWSPIVAMTSRRSGVALAVVNGQLYAVGGFDGSAIVVYDPETNQ